The stretch of DNA AGCGCTACGCCTGCCGCGCGGGTGCTGGAGCTGTTGAAGGAGCGGGGGGCGACGCTGGCCGTCGCCGAATCGCTCACCGGCGGTCTGCTGGCCGCCACCCTGGTGGACGTGCCGGGCGCCTCGGCTGCCTTCCGGGGGTCCGTCACCGCCTACGCCACCGAGCTCAAGGCCTCGGTGCTGGGCGTGGACGAGGGCCTGCTGGCCGTCCGCGGCGCCGTCGACCCGGTGGTGGCCCGTCAGATGGCCGCCGGCGTCCGGCGGTTGCTCGGCGCCACCTACGGCCTGGCCACCACCGGAGTGGCCGGCCCCGACCCGCAGGACGGCCAACCCGTCGGCACCGTCCACCTCGCGCTGGCCGGTCCGGACGGCAGCCTGGCGCTCACCCCCGAACTCGGCGCCGCCGTGGTGTCCGAGGGGCGTGCGAGCATCAGGGAGGCGGCAGTGGCCAGAGTGCTGGAGCTGCTGCTCGCCGAGCTCACCCGCGAGCCCGTCGGCCCGCCCGCGACCTGACGGAGTCGTTGCCCGCAGGGTCGGGGCGGGAACAGGCGGGCGGACACCGCGCGGTGCCCGCGCGCCGGGTGGGCGCCCCTAGCGCCTCCGGTGACTCTGTGTGGGGTCAGTGCAGCTTTTCCCACGGAGTTTTCCTGAATTGGAGCTGAACTGACTGCGTTGGCCGGAGGATGGTGTTACACCCGAGGGTCCACGTGGGCAGAAACCTGGTGGACTGGGGCGGTCGGACGGGTCCGGCGGGTCCGGCGGGGAACTGAAGAAGGGGAGGGAGCCGCATTGCAGCCCAGAGTGAACACGACCATGGTCCCCGCACGTGACGCGGACAAGGCGGTACGGTGGGGGCGTGACATCTCGATCCGCAGTCCGAGGAGGGAGGCACCGATGATCCTGCTTCGTCGCCTACTGGGCGATGTACTGCGTCGGCAGCGCCAGCGCCAGGGCCGCACACTCCGCGAGGTGTCGGCGGCGGCCAGGGTTTCGCTCGGCTACCTCTCCGAGGTCGAGCGGGGGCAGAAGGAGGCTTCCTCCGAGCTGCTCTCCGCCATCTGTGACGCACTCGATGTCCGGATGTCCGAAGTGATGCGCGAGGTCAGCGACGAACTGTCGCTCGCCGAACTTGCGGCGATGGCCACCCTCTCCGAGGGTGATCTTCTGAGGCCGGTACTCGAACCGGTCCCGCTGCCCGCGCCCGGTGTCGACCGGATGAGCACCATCTCGTCCAAGACCGCCGTCGACGTGGTGGCGGCCTGACGGCACTCCGCGCTCCCGAGGCGGTGGCCCACAGGCTGACGCTCGGGGGTTCTGGAGGCCATCGTGAAGATCACTGCTTGGGGCATGGCACTGGCCGCCCTCTGCGGCACGCTGCTGATCGTCGGCGGCGAGCTGCGGAGTGGCGGCTTTGGCCTGCTTGCGGCGGGGTGGGGCTTGGGACTCGTCCCGATTCATTCTTCTGCACGGTCAGTTGCACCCTCCAGGGGCGCGGGGAACGGCGCGGCCGGCCCGGCACCTGGCGGTACGAGTACTGAGTGAGCCGGTTGCACTGTCCGTTGCCGGTGCCACTGGATGCCTGCGGTGAGTGCGGCTTCGCTGCTTCCGATTTCGCGCAGTTCCCCGCGCCCCTGGTGGTTAACCTCGCAGCCTCAGACCTCGGGGCGTCGGGTGGAAGCCGGCGGCTTCCAGGGACCGCCCCAGGGGGGCTTCGAGGGCCGGGGTGCCGTTGATGCGTTCGATGGTGACGGAGGGGCCGAGGGCGCCGGAGTGGACGGCCTCGGTGAGGGCGGTGAGGGCGGCCGGGTGGTCCGTCCAGGAGAGCAGGGACTTGCCGCCGCGCTCGATGTAGAGGGCCGGGGTGCCGTCGACCAGCACGACCAGGGCGCCGGCCTTGCGGCTGGGGCGGTGGGTGGCGTCGGGGAGCTCGGGCCAGGGGAGGGCCGCGCCGTAGGCGTTCGCCGGGTCGGCGGCGGCGAGGACCAGGGCCTGGGGCGGCTCGGGCGCGGTGGTGCCCCAGCCGGCGGCGTCGCCCCGCTCCAGGCGGCCGTTGACCGCCCGTAGGCGGTCGGCCGCGCCGTCCATCGCGAACTGGGCTCCGCCCAGGCCCTCGACGAAGTAGCCCCGGCGGGCCCGGCCGCGCTCCTCGAAGGCGGCGAGCACCCGGTAGACCCCGGCGAAGCCGCCCGGCACCCGCTCGGCGGCCACCGCGCCGCGGGTGAGCACGCCGTGCCGGTCCAACAGCGCCTGCGCCTGCGCGGCGGCCCGCACCGTCGGGTCGGCCGCGTACTCGGGCAGCAGCGACCAGCGGCCGGCCGCCGTCGGCCCGCCCGAGCGCAGGGCGGAGGCCGGGCGGCCCAGGCCGCGGGAGCCGCCGCCGTAGCGGGCGCGCGGGGTGGCCTTGGGGGCGCGGTGGGCGGTGGCGCCGGCGGTGCGGCCGGAGCCGAGCAGGGCGCGGAGCGGGGCGAGGGTGTCGTTGGTGACGTACCCGGCCCAGACGAGCTCCCAGAGGGCCGTCAGAAGCTCGGGCTCGGGGGTCTCGGGCTGCTGGGCGGCCAGCTGGCGGAAGAAGAGGCCGTAGCCGCCCGCGAGGGCCTCCAGCAGGGCGGTGTGCACGGGGGTGAGGGAGGGCGGCACCGGCTCGGGGCGCAGCAGGTGGGCGGCCTCCGGGAGGTGCAGGCCGATCCAGCCGTCCTTGCCCGGCAGGGCACCCGCGCCGGACCAGCCGATCTCGCCGGCCGCGGTGAGCTCGTCGAGCAGGGCGGGGTGGTAGTCGGTGAGCCGGGCCGGGAGCACCAGCTTCTCCAGGGCGGAGGCGGGCAGGGCGGTGCCCTGGAGCTGCTCGACCACCCGGAGCAGGCCGTCGGCCCCGCGCAGGCGGTGGCCGCCCAGGTGCTGCCAGGCGGGCAGGAAGGCGCCCAGGGCGCGCGGGGGCACCGCCTCCACCTCCTGGCGCAGCGCGGCCAGCGAGCGGCGCCGCAGGCGGCGCAGCACCTCGGCGTCGCACCACTCCTCGGTGGCGGTGGAGCCCGGCCGGAACTCGCCCGCGACCAGCCGGCCGGCCGCCGCGAGGCGGTGCAGGGTGCCGGTGACCACGGCGGTGCCCAGGCCGAAGCGGGCGGCGGCCTCGGCGGCGGTGAACGGGCCGTGGGTGCGGGCGTGCCGGGAGAGCAGGTCGCCGAGGGGGTCCTTGACCGGCTCGGTGAAGACTTCGGGGACGCCGACCGGGAGCGGGGTGCCGAGGGCGTCGCGCAGCCGGCCGGCGTCCTCGATCGCGGCCCAGCGCTGCTCGCCGCCGACGCGGACCTCGATGGCCCGGCGGGCGGCCCGCAGCTCCTCGGCCCAGGCGGGCCGGCCGCCGCGGGCGGTGAGCTCGGCGGTGGTCAGCGGGCCGAGCCGGCGCAGGGCGTCGGCCACTCCTTCGAGGTCCTTGATCCGCCGGTCCGGGGTGAGCAGCTGGAGCTCGGCCTCCAGCTCGGCCAGCACGGCCGGGTCGAGCAGCTCGCGGAGCTCGGCCTGGCCGAGCAGCTCGGAGAGCAGCCGGGAGTCGAGGGCGAGGGCGGCGGCCCGGCGCTCGGCGAGGGGTGAATCGCCCTCGTAGAGGAACTGGGCGACGTACCCGAAGAGCAGCGAGCGGGCGAACGGGGAGGGCTCGGGGGTGGTGACCTCGACCAGGCGGACGGCGCGGGATTCGAGGTCTCCCATCAGCTCGACCAGGCCGGGCACGTCGAACACGTCCTGGAGGCACTCGCGGACGGCCTCGAGCACGATCGGGAAGGACCCGTACTCGGCGGCCACCTCGAGCAGCTGGGAGGCGCGCTGGCGCTGCTGCCAGAGCGGGGTGCGGCGGCCGGGGCTGCGGCGGGGCAGCAGCAGGGCCCGGCCGGCGCACTCGCGGAAGCGGGCGGCGAACAGGGCCGAGCCGCCGACCTGGTCGGTGACCAGCTGCTCGATCTCGCCGGGCTCGAAGAGCGCTGCTTCGGCACCGACCGGCGCCTCTTCGGGGACCGGGTCCGCCGAAGGGAAGTCGAGCAGGTCGGCGTCGGGGAGACGGAGCACGATGCCGTCGTCGGCGTGCATCACCTGCGGGTCGAGGCCGTGCTTCTCGCGCAGGCGGGCGCCGAGGGCGAGGGCCCAGGGGGCGTGCACCTGGGCGCCGAAGGGCGAGTGGATGACGATCCGCCAGTCGCCCAGCTCGTCGCGGAAGCGCTCGACCACGATGGTGCGGTCGTCGGGGAGGTGACCGGTGGCGGTGCGCTGCTCGGCCAGGTAGGCGAGCAGATTGCCCGCCGCCCAGTCGTCCAGGCCGGCCGCGTGCAGCCGGGCGGTGGCCTGCTCGGGCTCGAGGCCGCCGAGCTCGCGGACGAAGGCGCCGAGGGCCCGGCCGAGCTCCAGCGGGCGGCCGAGGCTGTCGCCCTTCCAGAACGGCAGCCGCCCGGGCACGCCGGGGGCGGGCACCACCAGCACCTTGTCGTGGGTGATCTCCTGGATCCGCCAGGAGGTGGTGCCGAGGGTGAAGACGTCGCCGACGCGGGACTCGTAGACCATCTCCTCGTCCAGCTCGCCGACGCGGCCGCCGCCCTTTTTGGGGTCCGTACCCGCGATGAAGACGCCGAACAGCCCGCGGTCGGGGATGGTGCCGCCGGAGGTGACGGCCAGGCGCTGGGCGCCGGGGCGGCCGGTGACGGTGCCCGCGACCCGGTCCCAGACCAGGCGGGGGCGCAGCTCGGCGAAGGCGTCGGAGGGGTACCGGCCGGCCAGCATGTCGAGCACGCCCTCGAAGGCGGACTGCGGCAGCCCGGCGAAGGGGGCGGCGCGGCGGACCAGGGCGAGCAGCTCGTCCACGTCCCAGGTGTCCAGCGCGGTGATCGCGACCAGCTGCTGGGCCAGCACGTCCAGCGGGTTGCGCGGGACGCGCAGGGCCTCGATCTGCCCGCTGCGCATCCGCTCGGTGACCACGGCGGACTGGACCAGATCGGCCCGGTACTTGGGGAAGACCACGCCGGTGGAGACGGCGCCGACCTGGTGGCCGGCCCGGCCGACCCGCTGGAGGCCGGAGGCGACCGAGGGCGGGGACTCGACCTGGACCACCAGCTCGACGGCGCCCATGTCGATGCCCAGCTCCAGGCTGGAGGTGGCCACCACGGCGGGCAGCCGGCCCGCCTTCAGCTCCTCCTCGACCAGGGCGCGCTGCTCCTTGGAGACCGAGCCGTGGTGGGCCCGGGCGATCACCGGCGGGGCCCCGGTGGCGGCGCCGGAGCCGCCCATCAGCTGGGCGGGGGCGTGCGCCTCGGGCAGGGCGGTGCCGGCCCGCTCCAGGGCGATCTCGTTCAGCCGGTTGCAGAGGCGCTCGGCGAGGCGGCGGGAGTTGGCGAAGACGATGGTCGAGCGGTGGGCCTGGACCAGATCGGCGATCCGCTCCTCCACGTGCGGCCAGATCGAGGCCTGCCGGGCTGGGTCGTCGGTGGTGGTGGCGGGCAGCTCGTCCAGATCGGGGACGGGGACGACCACGGAGAGGTCGAACTCCTTGGCCGCCGGGGGCTGGACCACGGCCGCGCCGCGCTGCGGGCTCAGGAACCGGGCGATCTCCTCGACCGGGCGGACGGTGGCGGAGAGGCCGATCCGGCGGGCCGGGCGCTCCAGCAGCTCGTCCAGCCGCTCCAGGCTGAGCGCGAGGTGGGCGCCGCGCTTGGTGCCCGCGACGGCGTGCACCTCGTCCAGGATCACCGTGTCGACCCCGCGCAGGGCCTCGCGGGAGGCGGAGGTGAGCAGTAGGAAGAGCGACTCGGGGGTGGTGATCAGGATGTCCGGCGGGTGAGTGGCGATCTTGCGGCGCTCGGCGGCCGGAGTGTCGCCCGAGCGGATGCCGACCTGCACCTCGGGCTCGGGCCGGCCGAGCCGGACGGCGGCCTGGCGCAGGCCGGCCAGCGGGGCGCGCAGATTGCGCTCCACGTCGACCGCGAGGGCCTTGATGGGGGAGATGTAGAGCACCCGGCAGCGGCGCTTCGGGTCGGCCGGCGGCGGGGTGTGGCTCAGCCGGTCGAGCGCGGAGAGGAAGGCCGCCAGCGTCTTGCCGGAGCCGGTGGGGGCGACCACCAGCACGTCCGTACCGCGCCCGATGGCCGTCCAGGCCTCGGCCTGGGCCTGGGTGGGCGCGGTGAAGGCGCCCTCGAACCAGGCCCGGGTGGCGGGGGCGAAGCCGGCCAGCGGGTCGGGGGCGGTGGGGAGGTGGTTCGGCGCCATGAGGCCATGGTGCCCCGACGGGCTGACAGCGCGGCGGCACTGACCGGCGGTGCGGCGGTACCGGCTGACAGTTCGGCGGCCGCGCGGGCGGGGTCGGCGGGCGGGCGGGTGTCGCGGCGAGGCGTCGCGGCGAGGGGGTCGGGGCGAGGCGTCGGGGCGGGCTAAGCAGATCGGGCAAGTAGGACAATCCGCTCATATGGTGATGTATCAGGTCCGCAGCCAGGGTGGGCCCGAGCACCGGAGGCGGCGGGATGCATCGGCTGTACCCCACCGAAGGGCCCGCCGACCGGAGCGGACCGCGGGTGCCCGTCCGGGCGCTGCTCGTCATGCTGCTGATCGCGCTGCTGCTCGGCGGGGCCGTGCCGTACGTCTCCGGGCCCGGCCGGGCCTACCTCAGCTACCTGGTGCTGGCCGACCGCTCCGACCCGGCCGGGGCCGCGCTCGCCGCGGACGGGGCCCGGACGGCGGACGGCCGGGTCGTCCAGGAGTACCCGCAGATCGGCGCCGTGCTCGCCTACGCGACCGGCGGTTTCGCCGCCCGGCTCCGCGGCCGCCCCGGCATCGCCGCCGTCGGCGCCACCCGGACGGCGCCGGTCGCCTCGCTGCCCGGCCCGCTGGACGGCGCCGGGGACTTCCACCGGACGGTCGCCGCCGTGCCCGGGCCGGCCTCCGCGGCGGTCTCCGGAGCCGGGTCGATCGATGGTGGGTGGCTCGGCGGGGCCCTGTCGGGGGGTGGGCGGCTCGGTGGCGGTCGGCCGGGCGGGGGATGGCTGGGGGGTGGTGAGGCGAGCCTGCCGGACCCGGACGAGGGGACGGACTGGAACCTGGCGATGGTCGGCGCGGTGGAGCCCGCCGGCGGGGGCCCGCTGGTGCGCAGCCCCGCCACCGACCGGGCGGGAGTGACCGGGCAGGCGCTGCGGCGGGTGACGGTGGCGGTGCTGGACTCCGGGGTGGACGACACCCACCCGGACCTGCGGGGCGCCGTCGATCCGGCGGCCTCGGCCTCCTGCGCGGACGGGCGGCCGGACGCGCGGTCCGGGGCCTGGCGGCCCGATCAGGGCGTCAACGAGAGCGGGCACGGCACCCACGTGGCGGGCATCGTCGGGGCGGTCCGGGACGGCAAGGGGGTCTCCGGGGTCGCGCCCGGGGTGCGGATCGCGGCGGTGCGGCTGCTCGGGCCGCTCGGGCAGTACTACGCCGAGAACATCGTCTGCGGGCTGCTCTGGGCCGCCGACCACGGCGCCCGGGCGGTGAACGACAGCTACTTCGCCGACCCGTGGAAGTACAACTGCCCGGAGGACGCGGACCAGGCCGCGCTGATCCAGGCCGTCGGCCGGGCGGTGGCCTACGCGCAGCGGCAGGGCGCCGTGGTGGTGGCCTCGGCGGGCAACGACGCCCAGGACCTCGGCGCCGCCCGCACCGACCACCGCAGCCCGAACGACCGCCTCACCGGCCCCGCCCAGGACCGCCGGCTCGGCACCGAGTGCATCCGCCTGCCCGGCGAACTGCCCGGCGTGGTGACGGTCGGCGCGGTGGACCGCAGCGGCCTGCCCGCCGCGTACACCAACTACGGCGTCGGCCGGATCACCCTGGCCGCCCCGGGCGGCGACCCCGACGGCGGGGTCCAGGGCGCGATCGTCTCCGACTGGCCCGGCGGCCAGTACGTGGCCCTGGCCGGGACCTCGATGGCCGCCGCCCACGTCACCGGCGCGGTGGCCGTCGCGGCGGCCGAGCACCCCGACTGGCGGCCCGAGCAGCTCACCGCGCTGCTCACCGGGCTGGCCGCCGCGCACTGCCCGTTCGGGCCGGGGGCCTGCGTGGACAACCGGTACTTCGGCGCCGGGGTGCTGACCCTGCCGAGGTGACGGCCCGGCGCACGGCGGGGCCCCGGGGGGCGGCGGGGGTTCGGGGATACTGGGCCCATGAGGTTGACCGAGTTCTGGCGGCGGATGTACGAGCACTTCGGCGAGGGGTACGCGGAGTCCTTCGCGTCCGACCACCTGATGAGCGAGCTGGGCGGGCGGACGATCCGGCAGGCGCTGGAGGCGGGCTGGGAGGCCAAGGACGTCTGGCGGGTGGTCTGCGAGACGCAGGGGGTCTCGGCGCTGCTCCGGTAGCCCGGCCCTGCGGGGGGTATGCCCGGTTCCGTCCGTTCGATGGGCGAGACTGGGCCGGTGGTCAGTACCTCTACACCCCAGCAGCAAGGACAGACCCCTCCCGAGCGGCCGCGGAGGGAGGCGATGCCGCGCTGGCTGCCCCGGGCCATGGTGCTCGCACTGGTGCTGGTCGGCCTGTTCCAGTTGGCCGACTGGGCCTTCCACCAGCTGATCGACCTGTTCGTGATGCTGCTGGTGGCGTTCTTCCTCTCGCTCGCGATCGAGCCCGCGGTGGACCGGATGGCCGCCCGGGGCGTGCGGCGCGGCCTCGGCACCTTCCTGGTCTTCATCGCACTCGCGGTGGCCGTCGCCGGCTTCCTCGCCGCGCTCGGCACCCTGCTGGTCGACCAGGTGGCCAAGATCGCGGGCGACCTGCCGCACCTGGTGGACAACCTGATCGGCTGGGTCAACCGCACCTTCCACCAGGACCTCTCGCTCGACCAGCTCCAGCAGCGGGTGCTCAAGGACTCCGGCAGCATCGAGAAGTACGCCCAGCAGGCCGCCGACAACGCCTGGGGCCTCTCCAGCACCCTGATCGGCGGGCTCTTCCAGGCCTTCACGGTGGGCCTGTTCACCTTCTACTTCACCGCCGACGGCCCCCGGGTGCGGCGCACCGTCTGCTCGCTGCTGCCGCCGGCCAAGCAGGCCGAGGTGCTGCGAGCCTGGGAGATCGCGCTGGCCAAGACCGGCGGCTACCTCTACTCGCGCACCCTGCTGGCGATCGCCTCGACCATCGCGCACTGGATCATGTTCGCGGTCCTCGGCCTGCCGTACGCGGCGGCGCTGGCCGTCTGGGTCGGCGTGATGTCGCAGTTCGTACCGACCATCGGGACGTACCTGGCCGGGGCGCTGCCGGTGATCGTGGCGCTCACCGTGCAGCCGGTGGACGCGCTCTGGGTGCTGGGCTTCGTGATCGTCTACCAGCAGATCGAGAACTACCTGCTTCACCCGAGGATCACCGCCAGGACGGTGGACGTGCACCCGGCGGTGGCCTTCGGCGCGGTGATCGCCGGGGCGGCGCTGCTCGGTGCGGTCGGCGCGCTGATCGCGATCCCCGCGGCGGCCACCCTCCAGGGCTTCGTCGGCACCTACCTGCGGCGGTACGAGGTGGCCACCGACCCGCGGATCGACCGGGGCGAGGAGCGGCGGCGGCTGGCCCGCGAGCGCCGGGCGGAGGCCGCCCGGCGGCTCCGGCGGCTGGTCAGGGGCGGGGAGGACGACGCCGAGCGGTAGCGAAGGTGGGGTCGAACGCTTGAATCGAACAGATGTTCTTTATACTCGGAGGCGGCGAGTTATCCACAGGCCGAGCCCGTTCAGGGTGGATTGTCGGTGGGACGCGCTAGCGTCGAGGACGATGAAGCGCACAGCACAGAATCCGAGGGTGGAAGCCATGGCAGGCACGGACCGCGAGAAGGCTCTTGAGACCGCACTCGCCCAGATCGAGCGGCAGTTCGGCAAGGGCTCGGTGATGCGGCTCGGCGAGAAGGCCAACGAGCCGATCGAGGTGATCCCCACCGGGTCCACCGCGCTCGACGTCGCGCTCGGCGTCGGCGGCCTGCCGCGCGGCCGCGTGATCGAGATCTACGGCCCCGAGTCCTCGGGCAAGACCACGCTGACACTGCACGCGGCGGCCAGCGCGCAGCGCCTCGGCGGCACCGTCGCCTTCGTCGACGCCGAGCACGCGCTCGACCCGGAGTACGCCAAGAAGCTGGGCGTCGACACCGACGCGCTGCTGGTCAGCCAGCCCGACACGGGTGAGCAGGCGCTGGAGATCACCGACATGCTGATCCGCTCCGGCGCGATCGACCTGGTGATCATCGACTCGGTGGCCGCCCTGGTGCCGCGCGCCGAGATCGAGGGTGAGATGGGTGACTCGCACGTCGGTCTCCAGGCCCGCCTGATGAGCCAGGCGCTGCGGAAGATCGCCGGTGCGCTCAACCAGTCCAACACCACCGCGATCTTCATCAACCAGCTGCGCGAGAAGATCGGCGTGATGTTCGGCTCGCCGGAGACCACGACCGGTGGCCGGGCGCTCAAGTTCTACGCCTCCGTCCGCCTCGACATCCGCCGGATCGAGACCCTGAAGGACGGCACCGAGGCCGTCGGTAACCGCACCCGCGTCAAGGTCGTGAAGAACAAGGTCGCCGCGCCCTTCAAGCAGGCCGAGTTCGACATCCTCTACGGCCACGGCATCAGCTGGGAGGGCGGCCTGATCGACATGGGTGTCGAGCACGGCTTCATCCGCAAGGCCGGCGCCTGGTACACCTACGAGGGCGACCAGCTCGGCCAGGGCAAGGAGAACGCCCGCAACTTCCTGCGGGACAACCCGCAGCTCGCCGAGGAGATCGAGAAGAAGATCAAGCTGAAGCTCGGCATCGGCTCGAAGGACGAGCTGGAGGCCGCCGCGGCCGCCGCCGAGTCCACCGAGGCCGAGGGCGGCGCCAAGCCGATCACGGCCACCGCCGCCAAGACCGCCGCGGCGAAGAAGACGGCCGCCGCCAAGGCCTGACGTGCAGCTGTACGAGGAGCAGTCGGGCCCGCCGGAGTGGTGGACGGGCGGGCCCGAGGAAGAGCCGACCGCAGAGCAGGAGCGCGGCCGGCCCTCCGGCGCGCGCGGAGCCGACGGGGGCCGGAGCGGTCGGGCCCGGCGCACGGAGGGCACGGGGGAGAGCAGCGGCCCGGCGCGCCGCCGGGCCGGCCGACCGGCCCGGGAGCCCGAGCCGCAAGAGGAGTACGGGGGGTATGAGCAGGGCGGTCGGCCCGAGGCGGTCGGTGGCGCTGCGCCGTATGCGTGGCCGCGGGAGGACGACGGGTCGGGGGCGGAGGACGGCTCCGGCGAGGCGGGCGGCGCTGCCGGGGTGGATCTGGCGGCGGCCGGGCTGGTGCGGGCGGCGGACCTGGCCGGGGGGCGGCGTCGGCGGCGCAGTGCGCTGGAGGCCGAGGGGTTGGTCGAGCCGGGGCCGGCGGAGTCGCCGGAGCCGGCGGCGAAGCCTGCTCGCACGGGTGGCCGGCGGCGAGCCGGTGCCGGCGGCGCGGAGTCCGGCGGACGGTGGAGTCCGGGTGCGGCCGGCGACGCGGATTCGGAGTCGGCTGACGGCGAGGAGTCCGGTGGTCGGCGGCGGAAGTCGGGGCGCCGGTCGGGTGCGGCGGCTGACGGGGAGCCGGGGGGCCGGCGTCGGCGGGGTGCGGCGGTCGAGGAGGACGTCGATCCGGAGGTGCGGGCGCGGGACATCTGCCTGCGGCTGCTGACCGGGACGGCGAAGACGCGGAAGCAGCTCGCCGATGCGCTGCGCCGGAAGGAGATCCCGGCCGAGGTGATCGAGCGGGTGCTCGACCGCTACGAGGAGGTCGGGCTGATCGACGACGCGGCCTTCGCGCAGGCCTGGGTGGAGCAGCGGCACGCCGGGCGGCGGCTCGGGCGGCGGGCGTTGGCGCAGGAGCTGCGGACCAGGGGCGTGGAGGGGGAGCTGGTCGAGCAGGCGGTGGCGCAGGTCGAGCCCGAGGACGAGGAGGCGGCGGCCCGGGATCTGGTCGAGCGGAAGCTGCGGACCACCCGGGGGCTGGACAGCCAGGTGCGGACGCGGCGGCTGGTCGGGATGCTGGCCCGGCGGGGCTATGCGGAGGGGCTGGCCTTCCGCGTGGTCCGGGCGGCGCTGCAGGCCGAAGGGGAGGACGGGGAGGATGACCCGCTCGAGTGGTGACGCCGGGTCAAGGCGTAGTCCGGAACGGTGAATGTCAGATCTCGATCGCATCTTGACCGTTTCGTGACCTGCGCCTAGCCTCGCAGACAGTGAGAGATCACTCCGATCATGTGGCCGCCCCCGTGTGCCAAGACTGGTTGGTCCAAGGAACATTGCGCCCGGACGGGAGTGACGGCCGATGGGGATCGCGATGGGAGCCGGTGCGGTGGCCTCGGCCTTGGTGGTCGGGCTGCTGGTGCTGGTACTGGTCTTCACCTGGCTGATGGCGCGTCGGCTGCAGGCCGCCCAGCGGCGGGCCACCGAGGAGGCCGGCCAGGCCCGGGAGTGGGCCGAGGCCCAGGCCGCCGGGCAGCGCGCCGAGCTGGACCGCCGCGAGCAGCGGCTCACCGAGGAGCTGGACCGGGTGCGGGCCCGGGAGACCGAGCTGGCCGGCCGGGCCGAGGAGCTGGACCGGCTGCGCGCGGACGCCCGGGAGCTGACGGACCGGCGGCGCCGGGAGCTGGAGCGGGCGGCGGGCCTGACCGAGGGTCAGGCCCGGGCCGAGGTGGTGCGGGCGGCCGAGACGGAGGCCCGCCGCGAGGCGGCCGTCACCGTCCGGGAGATCGAGCGGCAGGCCCGTGACCAGGGCGAGCAGCGGGCCCGGGAGATCATCGCCGGGGCCGTCCAGCGGCTGGCCGCCGAGCAGACCACCGAGACCGTGGTCACCACCTTCCGGCTGACCAGCGATGACGTGAAGGGCCGGATCATCGGCCGGGAGGGCCGCAACATCCGGGCCTTCGAAGCCGTCACCGGGGTCAATCTGATCATCGACGACACCCCCGAGCTGGTGCAGCTCTCTTGCTTCGACCCGGTGCGGCGGGAGATGGCCCGGCTGACCCTGGAGGCCCTGCTCGCCGACGGCCGGATCCACCCCGCCCGGATCGAGGAGCTGCACGAGCGCAGCCGCTTCGACGTCGAC from Kitasatospora sp. MMS16-BH015 encodes:
- a CDS encoding AI-2E family transporter, coding for MPRWLPRAMVLALVLVGLFQLADWAFHQLIDLFVMLLVAFFLSLAIEPAVDRMAARGVRRGLGTFLVFIALAVAVAGFLAALGTLLVDQVAKIAGDLPHLVDNLIGWVNRTFHQDLSLDQLQQRVLKDSGSIEKYAQQAADNAWGLSSTLIGGLFQAFTVGLFTFYFTADGPRVRRTVCSLLPPAKQAEVLRAWEIALAKTGGYLYSRTLLAIASTIAHWIMFAVLGLPYAAALAVWVGVMSQFVPTIGTYLAGALPVIVALTVQPVDALWVLGFVIVYQQIENYLLHPRITARTVDVHPAVAFGAVIAGAALLGAVGALIAIPAAATLQGFVGTYLRRYEVATDPRIDRGEERRRLARERRAEAARRLRRLVRGGEDDAER
- the recA gene encoding recombinase RecA; this translates as MAGTDREKALETALAQIERQFGKGSVMRLGEKANEPIEVIPTGSTALDVALGVGGLPRGRVIEIYGPESSGKTTLTLHAAASAQRLGGTVAFVDAEHALDPEYAKKLGVDTDALLVSQPDTGEQALEITDMLIRSGAIDLVIIDSVAALVPRAEIEGEMGDSHVGLQARLMSQALRKIAGALNQSNTTAIFINQLREKIGVMFGSPETTTGGRALKFYASVRLDIRRIETLKDGTEAVGNRTRVKVVKNKVAAPFKQAEFDILYGHGISWEGGLIDMGVEHGFIRKAGAWYTYEGDQLGQGKENARNFLRDNPQLAEEIEKKIKLKLGIGSKDELEAAAAAAESTEAEGGAKPITATAAKTAAAKKTAAAKA
- a CDS encoding RecX family transcriptional regulator, producing MQLYEEQSGPPEWWTGGPEEEPTAEQERGRPSGARGADGGRSGRARRTEGTGESSGPARRRAGRPAREPEPQEEYGGYEQGGRPEAVGGAAPYAWPREDDGSGAEDGSGEAGGAAGVDLAAAGLVRAADLAGGRRRRRSALEAEGLVEPGPAESPEPAAKPARTGGRRRAGAGGAESGGRWSPGAAGDADSESADGEESGGRRRKSGRRSGAAADGEPGGRRRRGAAVEEDVDPEVRARDICLRLLTGTAKTRKQLADALRRKEIPAEVIERVLDRYEEVGLIDDAAFAQAWVEQRHAGRRLGRRALAQELRTRGVEGELVEQAVAQVEPEDEEAAARDLVERKLRTTRGLDSQVRTRRLVGMLARRGYAEGLAFRVVRAALQAEGEDGEDDPLEW
- the rny gene encoding ribonuclease Y — translated: MGIAMGAGAVASALVVGLLVLVLVFTWLMARRLQAAQRRATEEAGQAREWAEAQAAGQRAELDRREQRLTEELDRVRARETELAGRAEELDRLRADARELTDRRRRELERAAGLTEGQARAEVVRAAETEARREAAVTVREIERQARDQGEQRAREIIAGAVQRLAAEQTTETVVTTFRLTSDDVKGRIIGREGRNIRAFEAVTGVNLIIDDTPELVQLSCFDPVRREMARLTLEALLADGRIHPARIEELHERSRFDVDQLCVRAGEDAVLAARVGELHPELSRTLGTLRYRTSYGQNVLGHLVESAHLAGMMAAELGVDEMLVRRAALLHDIGKAMTHEVPGSHAAIGAEYARRHGEAAEVVHAIEAHHGEVEPRTVEAVLTQAADACSGGRPGARRESVESYVRRLERLEQIAGAHDGVAKVFAMQAGREVRVMVQPEVVDDLGAQVIAREVARQVAEELTYPGQIRITVVRESRATEFAR